The following are encoded together in the Pseudomonas sp. IB20 genome:
- a CDS encoding acetoacetate--CoA ligase translates to MSEILWQPSPERIRNTRMDQFRRFINERHGLQLPDYPALHQWSIDQRPYFWQAIVAFFDVAFRSPPTTTLIEDTEMPNAQWFPGATLNFAEHLLRRRDDHPAVVAISEDGQREQLTYAELAEHVAGLQHSLRAAGVGVGDRVAACMPNTWQTLVGMLATTSLGAIWSCSSPDFGTQGVVDRFGQIEPKVLITCAGYRYAGKDIDQTAKLNEILERLPSLEQLIIVPYARPQARAEDYRTPAKVALWRDFYQPNGVPDFVAVPFDHPLYILYSSGTTGVPKCIIHGTGGVLLTHLKEHGLHADLSREDCLFYYTTCGWMMWNWLVSVLALGATAVLYDGSPFHPGPARLVDLIDAEKISVFGTSPKFLATLENAGLQPRLSHDLSSLKGLISTGSPLSPQSYDYVYREIKGELCLSSMSGGTDIVSCFVIGNPVLPVRRGEMQCKSLAMAIEVWDDQGKPLIGEKGELVCTRHFPAMPIGLWNDPQQKKLRASYFSQFPGVWAQGDYAEQRPNGSLLIHGRSDAVLNPGGVRIGTAEIYRQVEKVPQVLESLAIGQRWQDDVRVVLFVRLNDGVELDEALQQQIRQVIRANTTPRHVPAKILAVSDIPRTLSGKIVELAVRNVVHGEPVKNTDALANPQALEQFRHRPELAEG, encoded by the coding sequence ATGTCCGAAATCCTCTGGCAACCCTCCCCCGAACGTATTCGCAACACGCGCATGGACCAGTTCCGGCGCTTTATCAATGAGCGTCACGGCCTGCAACTGCCCGACTACCCTGCCCTGCACCAGTGGAGCATCGACCAGCGCCCCTACTTTTGGCAGGCCATCGTCGCGTTCTTCGACGTAGCGTTTCGCAGCCCGCCCACCACGACGTTGATCGAAGACACTGAGATGCCCAACGCCCAGTGGTTCCCCGGCGCCACCCTGAACTTTGCCGAACACCTGCTGCGCCGACGCGACGATCACCCGGCGGTGGTCGCGATCAGCGAGGACGGCCAGCGCGAACAGCTGACCTACGCCGAACTGGCCGAACACGTCGCCGGCCTGCAACACAGCCTGCGCGCGGCCGGTGTCGGCGTGGGCGACCGCGTAGCCGCGTGCATGCCCAACACCTGGCAAACCCTGGTGGGCATGCTCGCCACCACCAGCCTCGGGGCGATATGGTCGTGCTCGTCGCCGGACTTCGGCACCCAAGGCGTGGTCGATCGGTTTGGCCAGATCGAACCCAAGGTGTTGATCACCTGCGCGGGTTACCGCTATGCCGGCAAGGACATCGACCAGACGGCCAAACTGAATGAAATCCTCGAACGCCTGCCGTCCCTCGAACAGTTGATTATCGTGCCCTATGCGCGGCCGCAAGCGCGCGCCGAAGACTATCGGACCCCGGCCAAGGTCGCGCTGTGGCGTGATTTTTACCAACCCAACGGCGTGCCCGATTTCGTTGCGGTGCCGTTCGATCACCCGCTGTACATCCTCTATTCCAGCGGCACCACCGGCGTGCCCAAGTGCATCATCCACGGCACCGGCGGCGTGCTGCTCACCCACCTCAAGGAGCACGGCCTGCACGCCGATCTGTCGCGCGAGGACTGCCTGTTCTACTACACCACCTGCGGCTGGATGATGTGGAACTGGCTGGTGTCGGTGCTGGCCCTCGGCGCCACGGCGGTGCTGTATGACGGCTCACCGTTTCACCCAGGACCTGCGCGCTTGGTCGACCTGATCGACGCGGAAAAAATCAGCGTGTTCGGCACCAGCCCCAAGTTCCTCGCCACCCTGGAGAACGCCGGGCTGCAACCACGCTTGAGCCACGACCTGAGCAGCCTCAAGGGCCTGATCTCGACGGGCTCGCCGCTATCGCCGCAAAGCTATGACTACGTGTACCGCGAAATCAAGGGCGAGCTGTGCCTGTCGTCGATGTCCGGCGGCACCGATATCGTCTCCTGTTTTGTGATCGGCAACCCGGTGCTGCCGGTGCGCCGTGGTGAGATGCAATGCAAGAGCCTGGCGATGGCCATCGAAGTGTGGGACGACCAGGGCAAGCCGCTGATCGGCGAAAAAGGCGAGTTGGTGTGCACCCGGCACTTTCCGGCCATGCCGATTGGCCTGTGGAATGACCCGCAGCAGAAAAAACTGCGCGCCTCGTATTTCAGCCAGTTTCCCGGGGTGTGGGCCCAGGGCGACTACGCCGAGCAGCGCCCGAATGGCAGCCTGCTCATCCACGGCCGCTCTGACGCGGTGCTTAACCCCGGCGGCGTGCGCATCGGCACAGCGGAGATTTATCGCCAGGTGGAAAAGGTCCCGCAGGTGCTGGAAAGCCTGGCCATCGGCCAACGCTGGCAGGACGATGTGCGCGTGGTGCTGTTTGTGCGCCTCAATGACGGCGTCGAACTCGATGAGGCCCTGCAGCAGCAGATTCGCCAGGTGATCCGCGCCAACACCACGCCGCGCCACGTGCCGGCGAAGATCCTCGCTGTCAGCGATATCCCGCGCACCCTCAGCGGCAAGATCGTCGAACTCGCGGTGCGTAACGTGGTGCATGGCGAGCCGGTGAAGAACACCGATGCCCTGGCAAACCCGCAGGCCTTGGAGCAATTTCGCCATCGCCCCGAGCTGGCTGAAGGATGA
- a CDS encoding 3-hydroxybutyrate dehydrogenase, with product MTTLNGKTALVTGSTSGIGLGIALSLAKAGANLILNGFGDASAVIAQVQAFGGKVGHHPADVSDPAQIADMIAYAEREFGGVDILVNNAGIQHVSAVEDFPAERWDSIIAINLSSVFHSTRLSLPGMKAKGWGRIVNIASVHGLVGSVGKAAYVAAKHGVIGLTKVVGLETATSNVTCNAICPGWVLTPLVQKQIDDRAAKGVGPQQAQHDLLSEKQPSLEFVTPPQLGELVLFLCSEAGAQVRGAAWNIDGGWLAQ from the coding sequence ATGACGACTTTGAACGGCAAGACCGCCCTGGTTACCGGCTCCACCAGCGGCATCGGTTTGGGCATCGCGCTGAGCCTGGCCAAGGCCGGCGCCAACCTGATCCTCAACGGCTTTGGCGACGCCAGCGCGGTGATCGCCCAGGTGCAGGCGTTCGGCGGCAAGGTCGGCCACCACCCGGCCGACGTCAGCGACCCGGCACAGATCGCCGACATGATCGCCTACGCCGAGCGTGAGTTCGGCGGCGTGGACATTCTGGTCAACAACGCCGGCATCCAGCATGTGTCGGCGGTGGAAGACTTCCCGGCCGAACGCTGGGACTCGATTATCGCGATCAACCTGTCTTCGGTGTTCCACAGCACGCGCTTGAGTTTGCCAGGCATGAAGGCCAAGGGCTGGGGGCGCATCGTCAACATCGCCTCCGTGCATGGCCTGGTCGGTTCGGTGGGCAAGGCCGCATATGTGGCGGCTAAGCATGGGGTGATCGGTTTGACCAAGGTGGTGGGCCTGGAAACCGCCACCAGTAACGTCACCTGCAACGCCATCTGCCCGGGCTGGGTGCTGACGCCGTTGGTGCAAAAGCAGATTGATGACCGCGCAGCCAAAGGCGTGGGCCCGCAGCAGGCGCAGCATGATTTGCTCTCGGAGAAACAGCCGTCGCTGGAGTTTGTGACGCCGCCGCAGCTGGGTGAGTTAGTGTTGTTTTTGTGCAGTGAGGCGGGCGCCCAGGTGCGTGGTGCCGCGTGGAACATCGACGGCGGCTGGCTGGCCCAATAA
- a CDS encoding sigma-54 interaction domain-containing protein, with protein sequence MNSNESLKDYQQVRGLAIQSLFEIIEQSSEGTVIVDRDANIVWMNERYAKRFGLKSADEAIGQPCEQVISNSLLRQVVRNDQPILLDIQDTPKGPLVVMRLPIHDDAGAVIGAIGFALFDELRNLSPLIERYLSMQQELASTRSLLRSRQSKYNFAHFIGTSAASLEVKRRARRSASAESPVLLLGETGTGKELLAQAIHGASPRAHKAFVSINSAAIPGDLLEAEFFGTAPGAFTGADRKGRPGKLQIAQGGTLFLDEIGDMPLPLQSKLLRVLQEKEYEPVGSNEMRHSDVRVIAATSMDLEAAIKRGEFRADLYYRLNVLPIQVPPLRERLDDIPALSEAILEELRSQHELDREALALLAQHAWPGNIRELRNVLERAALLSDDLVLDAGEIRAAIGTFSPVARGAVETVEGETFAAARERFDRQVIGAALAACEGNVVGAAKRLGLGRSTLYKKMVALGIT encoded by the coding sequence ATGAATAGCAACGAAAGCCTCAAGGACTACCAACAGGTTCGCGGCCTGGCCATCCAGTCGCTGTTCGAGATCATCGAGCAGTCCAGCGAAGGCACGGTGATCGTCGACCGCGACGCGAATATCGTGTGGATGAACGAGCGCTACGCCAAGCGTTTCGGCCTCAAAAGCGCCGACGAGGCCATCGGCCAGCCCTGCGAACAGGTGATTTCCAACAGCCTGTTGCGCCAGGTGGTGCGCAATGACCAGCCGATCTTGCTGGACATCCAGGACACGCCCAAAGGCCCGCTGGTGGTGATGCGCCTGCCAATTCACGACGATGCCGGCGCGGTGATCGGTGCGATTGGCTTTGCGCTGTTCGACGAGCTGCGCAACCTGTCGCCGCTGATCGAGCGCTACCTGAGCATGCAGCAGGAGCTGGCGTCGACCCGCTCGCTGTTGCGCTCGCGCCAGAGCAAATACAACTTCGCGCACTTTATCGGCACCAGCGCGGCCAGCCTGGAAGTCAAACGCCGGGCGCGGCGCAGTGCGAGCGCTGAGTCGCCAGTGTTGCTGCTCGGCGAAACCGGCACCGGCAAGGAGCTGCTGGCCCAGGCGATTCACGGCGCATCACCGCGTGCGCACAAAGCCTTCGTCAGCATCAACAGCGCGGCGATTCCCGGTGACCTGCTCGAAGCCGAGTTCTTCGGCACCGCGCCGGGCGCGTTTACCGGCGCCGACCGCAAAGGCCGCCCCGGCAAATTGCAGATCGCCCAGGGCGGCACGCTGTTCCTTGATGAAATCGGCGACATGCCGCTGCCGCTGCAAAGCAAACTGCTGCGGGTGTTGCAGGAAAAGGAATACGAGCCAGTGGGCTCCAATGAAATGCGGCACAGCGATGTACGGGTGATTGCCGCCACGTCCATGGACCTGGAGGCGGCGATCAAGCGCGGCGAGTTCCGCGCGGATTTGTATTACCGGCTGAATGTACTGCCGATCCAGGTGCCGCCGTTGCGTGAGCGGCTGGATGACATTCCGGCGTTGAGTGAGGCGATTCTGGAAGAGTTGCGCAGCCAGCATGAACTGGACCGCGAGGCACTGGCGCTGTTGGCGCAGCATGCGTGGCCGGGAAATATCCGAGAGCTGCGCAATGTGCTGGAGCGCGCGGCGTTGCTGAGTGATGACTTGGTGCTGGATGCGGGGGAGATTCGCGCCGCGATTGGCACGTTCAGCCCTGTGGCGCGTGGCGCGGTGGAAACGGTCGAGGGCGAGACGTTTGCGGCGGCGCGGGAGCGCTTTGATCGCCAGGTGATTGGGGCGGCTTTGGCGGCGTGTGAAGGCAACGTAGTAGGGGCAGCCAAGCGCCTGGGGCTGGGGCGGTCGACGCTGTACAAAAAAATGGTCGCCCTTGGCATTACCTAG
- a CDS encoding PAS domain-containing hybrid sensor histidine kinase/response regulator: MNATSTGSEAAALIARLDWAQSPLGAANDWPQSLRTAVDIVVNSPMPMLLLWGGQLTQLYNDSFARLAGNKHPGAMGQPAHETWPELASFTAPVYDAVLSGQVRSFSEQRFVLQRHHRDTEIWLDLTYSPVRDESGAVAGILVTAIETNERRSKALELQQRSEDSLKAQHNSEQRLQLALAATDAVGTWDWDIGEDRFVADAHFAYLHGVDPSDADLLPISDYLHGVHPEDRGMVARSIKHCITFGTEYAEEYRLLQADGQVRWVFARGRCYKDHQGRPARFLGAALDLTERKHTEQALRQSQTELQLIINAMPVLIGYVDHEERFRLNNSAYLEWYGMTPQELYGKSIREIIGDELYAGREDKIAAALRGKACSFMTVTPHHDGRPRHALMKYLPRFSNDGSVNGFYIFVIDETERKLTEEALRNLNENLEERVAQRTQALAEANQRLQNEMFERERAEDALRHAQKMEAVGQLTGGIAHDFNNMLTGIIGSLDLMQRYIAGGRSDEIGRFTDAAVSSAHRAAALTHRLLAFSRRQSLDRRPLDPNTLVASLEDLFRRTKGAHIALKVELGKDIWPVNTDASQLENALLNLVINARDAMPDGGELLIETANSYLDGTDITTLEPVKAGDYVMLGVSDNGSGMAPKILAKAFDPFFTTKPIGQGTGLGLSMIYGFAQQSGGHVTIQSEPGQGTCVRLYLPRLHGTALESNLPQHLSEAPLALAGEAVVVVEDDPAVRMLVVNVLDELGYTAHQAADARAALPLLESDLRVDLLVTDVGLPGMNGRQLAEIARQHRPGLRVLFMTGYAEKAAERQGFLEDGMDMVAKPFSIDLLATKIRSMISVNE, encoded by the coding sequence ATGAACGCAACATCCACCGGTAGCGAAGCTGCTGCATTGATTGCACGGCTGGACTGGGCGCAAAGCCCCCTCGGTGCGGCCAATGATTGGCCACAAAGCCTGCGCACAGCGGTGGATATCGTCGTCAACTCACCGATGCCGATGCTGCTGCTGTGGGGCGGCCAACTCACCCAGCTGTACAACGACAGTTTTGCCCGACTCGCAGGCAACAAGCACCCCGGCGCCATGGGCCAGCCGGCCCACGAGACCTGGCCGGAACTGGCGAGCTTCACCGCGCCGGTCTACGACGCGGTGCTGAGCGGCCAGGTGCGCAGCTTCAGCGAACAGCGTTTCGTGCTGCAACGCCACCATCGCGACACTGAAATCTGGCTCGACCTCACTTACAGCCCGGTCCGCGATGAAAGCGGCGCGGTCGCCGGCATCCTGGTCACCGCCATCGAAACCAACGAACGCCGCAGCAAAGCCTTGGAGCTGCAACAGCGCTCCGAAGACAGCCTCAAGGCCCAGCACAACTCCGAGCAACGCCTGCAACTGGCACTCGCGGCGACCGATGCGGTCGGCACCTGGGATTGGGACATCGGCGAAGACCGTTTTGTCGCCGACGCCCACTTCGCCTACCTGCACGGCGTTGACCCGAGTGATGCTGACCTCTTGCCGATCAGCGACTACCTGCACGGCGTGCACCCCGAAGACCGTGGCATGGTGGCGCGCAGCATCAAGCACTGCATCACCTTCGGCACCGAGTACGCCGAGGAGTACCGCCTGTTGCAAGCCGACGGCCAAGTGCGCTGGGTGTTTGCCCGTGGCCGTTGCTACAAGGATCACCAAGGCCGCCCGGCGCGCTTTTTAGGCGCGGCGCTGGACCTGACCGAACGCAAACACACTGAACAGGCCCTGCGCCAAAGCCAGACCGAGCTGCAGCTGATCATCAACGCCATGCCGGTGCTGATCGGCTACGTCGACCATGAAGAACGCTTTCGCTTGAACAACAGCGCGTACCTGGAATGGTACGGCATGACTCCGCAGGAGTTGTACGGCAAGAGCATCCGCGAAATCATCGGCGACGAACTGTATGCCGGGCGCGAGGACAAGATCGCCGCCGCCCTGCGAGGCAAGGCGTGCAGCTTCATGACGGTTACGCCGCACCACGACGGTCGGCCGCGCCATGCGTTGATGAAGTACCTGCCGCGCTTCAGCAATGACGGCTCGGTGAACGGTTTCTACATCTTTGTCATCGATGAAACCGAGCGCAAACTCACCGAAGAAGCGCTGCGCAACCTCAACGAAAACCTCGAAGAACGGGTGGCCCAGCGCACCCAGGCGCTGGCCGAGGCCAACCAGCGCCTGCAAAACGAGATGTTCGAACGCGAGCGTGCCGAAGATGCGCTGCGCCATGCGCAGAAGATGGAAGCGGTGGGCCAACTCACCGGCGGCATCGCCCATGACTTCAACAATATGCTCACCGGCATTATCGGCAGCCTCGACCTGATGCAGCGCTATATCGCCGGCGGGCGCAGTGACGAGATCGGCCGGTTTACCGACGCGGCGGTGTCCTCTGCCCACCGCGCGGCCGCCCTCACCCATCGGCTGCTGGCGTTCTCACGCCGCCAGTCGCTGGACCGGCGCCCGCTCGACCCAAACACGCTGGTGGCGTCCCTGGAAGACTTGTTCCGGCGCACCAAGGGCGCACACATCGCGCTCAAGGTGGAACTAGGCAAAGATATCTGGCCGGTCAACACCGATGCCAGCCAGCTCGAAAACGCCCTGCTCAACCTGGTGATCAACGCGCGTGATGCAATGCCTGACGGCGGCGAATTGTTGATCGAAACCGCCAACAGTTACTTGGACGGCACCGACATCACCACGCTGGAACCGGTCAAGGCCGGCGATTACGTGATGCTCGGCGTGAGTGACAACGGCAGCGGCATGGCGCCAAAGATTCTGGCCAAGGCGTTTGACCCGTTCTTCACCACCAAGCCCATCGGCCAGGGCACCGGTCTGGGGCTGTCGATGATCTACGGCTTCGCCCAGCAGTCCGGCGGCCACGTGACCATTCAAAGCGAGCCCGGCCAAGGCACCTGCGTACGCCTGTACCTGCCGCGCCTGCATGGCACGGCCTTGGAGAGCAACCTGCCGCAACACCTGAGCGAAGCCCCGCTGGCGCTGGCCGGTGAGGCGGTGGTTGTCGTCGAGGATGACCCTGCGGTGCGCATGTTGGTGGTCAACGTGCTGGATGAATTGGGCTACACCGCGCACCAGGCAGCCGACGCACGCGCGGCGCTGCCGTTGCTGGAGTCGGATTTGCGCGTGGACTTGCTGGTCACCGACGTCGGCCTGCCGGGCATGAACGGCCGGCAACTGGCAGAAATCGCCCGCCAGCATCGGCCCGGCCTGCGCGTGTTGTTCATGACCGGTTACGCCGAAAAAGCCGCCGAGCGCCAAGGCTTCCTGGAAGACGGCATGGACATGGTCGCCAAGCCGTTTTCCATCGACTTGCTGGCGACAAAAATCCGCAGCATGATCAGCGTCAACGAGTGA
- a CDS encoding GntP family permease, with protein MSVIIALAALALLMLAAYRGYSVILFAPIAALGAVLLTDPSAVAPAFTGVFMEKMVGFIKLYFPVFLLGAVFGKLIELSGFSRAIVAAAIRLLGTRQAMLVIVLVCALLTYGGVSLFVVVFAVYPFAAEMFRQSNIPKRLIPATIALGAFSFTMDALPGTPQIQNIIPSTFFNTTAWAAPWLGLIGTIFVFCAGMLYLARQRNKAQRAGEGYGTELRNEPETAENIALPNPWIALSPLLLVGVMNLLFTHWIPQWYGKTHSLSLPGMSAPVTTEIAKLTAIWAVQAALLVGIVMVLVFGWSAIRSKLAEGSKSAVSGALLAAMNTASEYGFGAVIASLPGFLVLADWLKGIPNPLVNEAITVTLLAGITGSASGGMSIALAAMSESFISAAHAANIPLEVLHRVAAMASGGMDTLPHNGAVITLLAVTGLTHREAYKDIFGITIIKTLAVFVVIGTFYATGIV; from the coding sequence ATGAGTGTGATCATTGCCCTGGCAGCCCTCGCGCTGCTGATGCTGGCCGCCTACCGTGGCTACAGCGTTATCCTGTTTGCCCCCATCGCCGCCCTCGGCGCCGTCCTGCTCACCGACCCGTCCGCCGTCGCCCCTGCGTTTACCGGGGTGTTCATGGAAAAAATGGTCGGGTTCATCAAACTGTATTTCCCGGTATTCCTGCTCGGCGCGGTGTTCGGCAAGCTGATCGAACTGTCGGGCTTCTCGCGCGCCATCGTCGCCGCCGCGATCCGTTTGCTCGGCACGCGCCAGGCGATGCTGGTGATCGTGCTGGTTTGCGCCCTGCTCACCTACGGCGGCGTCTCGCTGTTTGTGGTGGTGTTTGCGGTGTACCCGTTTGCGGCGGAGATGTTCCGTCAGAGCAATATCCCCAAGCGCCTGATCCCGGCGACCATCGCCCTCGGCGCGTTCTCGTTCACCATGGACGCCCTGCCCGGCACGCCGCAGATCCAGAACATCATCCCCAGCACCTTCTTCAACACCACCGCGTGGGCCGCGCCGTGGCTGGGCTTGATCGGCACGATCTTCGTGTTCTGTGCCGGCATGCTCTACCTGGCGCGCCAGCGCAACAAGGCCCAGCGTGCCGGTGAAGGCTACGGCACCGAGCTGCGCAACGAGCCGGAAACTGCTGAAAATATCGCCCTGCCTAACCCGTGGATCGCACTGTCGCCGCTGCTGCTGGTGGGCGTGATGAACCTGCTGTTCACCCACTGGATCCCACAGTGGTACGGCAAGACCCACAGCCTCAGCCTGCCGGGCATGAGCGCGCCGGTGACCACCGAAATCGCCAAGCTCACAGCGATCTGGGCGGTGCAGGCGGCGTTACTGGTCGGCATCGTGATGGTGTTGGTATTCGGCTGGTCGGCAATTCGCAGCAAGCTCGCCGAAGGCAGTAAAAGCGCGGTGAGCGGTGCGCTGCTGGCGGCGATGAACACCGCGTCGGAATACGGCTTTGGCGCGGTGATCGCCTCGTTGCCGGGCTTTCTGGTGCTGGCGGACTGGCTCAAGGGCATCCCCAACCCGCTGGTCAACGAAGCGATTACCGTGACCTTGCTGGCCGGCATCACCGGTTCCGCCTCCGGCGGCATGAGCATTGCCCTGGCGGCGATGTCCGAGAGCTTTATTTCGGCGGCCCATGCGGCCAATATCCCCCTTGAAGTGCTGCACCGGGTCGCGGCCATGGCCAGCGGCGGCATGGACACCCTGCCTCACAACGGCGCGGTGATCACGCTGCTGGCGGTGACCGGGCTGACCCACCGCGAAGCCTACAAGGACATTTTCGGCATCACGATTATCAAGACCCTTGCGGTGTTCGTGGTGATCGGTACTTTCTACGCCACCGGCATTGTGTGA
- a CDS encoding sugar kinase, with the protein MNTQPRIALIGECMIELQHRADASLQQSFGGDTLNAAVYLRRELGDVGTVDYVTALGDDSFSDAMCKHWAEEGLGLGMVQRLPGRLPGLYCIQTDANGERKFLYWRNEAAVRDCFTTPAAEPILAALADYDVVYFSGITLAVLGEVGRARLLQTLIETRKRGGQVVFDNNYRPRLWASVEAARAAYHTVLAEVDIALLTEDDERALFGYADSEQVFAAYPAMAEVVLKRGAQACLIRCAGERFAVPALKVEKVVDTTAAGDSFSAAYLASRLKGGSPEAAALAGHRLASRVIQVPGALIPKH; encoded by the coding sequence ATGAACACACAACCGCGCATCGCCCTCATCGGCGAATGCATGATCGAACTCCAACACCGCGCCGATGCAAGCCTGCAACAAAGCTTCGGCGGCGACACCCTGAACGCGGCGGTGTACCTGCGCCGTGAGCTGGGCGATGTCGGCACGGTCGACTACGTCACCGCCCTGGGCGATGACAGCTTTAGCGATGCCATGTGCAAGCACTGGGCCGAAGAAGGCCTGGGCCTGGGCATGGTGCAGCGCCTGCCCGGGCGTTTGCCAGGTTTGTACTGCATCCAGACGGACGCGAACGGTGAACGCAAATTCCTCTACTGGCGCAACGAAGCCGCTGTGCGCGACTGCTTCACCACGCCGGCCGCCGAGCCGATCCTGGCCGCCCTGGCGGATTACGACGTGGTGTATTTCAGCGGCATCACCCTGGCGGTGCTGGGTGAAGTCGGGCGTGCTCGTTTACTGCAAACCCTGATCGAAACCCGCAAGCGCGGTGGCCAGGTGGTGTTCGACAACAACTATCGCCCGCGTTTGTGGGCCAGCGTCGAGGCGGCGCGCGCGGCCTATCACACGGTGTTGGCCGAAGTGGATATCGCCTTGCTGACCGAGGACGACGAGCGTGCGTTGTTTGGCTACGCCGACAGCGAGCAGGTGTTTGCGGCGTACCCGGCGATGGCAGAGGTGGTGCTCAAGCGCGGGGCGCAGGCGTGTTTGATCCGCTGCGCGGGCGAGCGCTTTGCCGTGCCGGCGCTGAAGGTTGAGAAGGTGGTGGACACCACGGCGGCGGGGGATTCGTTCAGTGCGGCGTATTTGGCCAGTCGGCTGAAGGGTGGTTCGCCAGAGGCGGCGGCCTTGGCTGGGCATCGGTTGGCGAGCCGGGTTATCCAGGTGCCCGGAGCACTGATCCCTAAACACTGA
- a CDS encoding peptidylprolyl isomerase yields the protein MKAQARHILVKTSEEAEQLKQRIAKGEAFDVLAKKYSTCPSGKRGGDLGEVRPGQMVGAIDAVIFKKPVKVVHGPIKSKFGYHLVQVFYRD from the coding sequence ATGAAAGCCCAAGCCCGTCACATCCTGGTGAAAACCAGCGAAGAAGCCGAACAGCTCAAGCAGCGCATTGCCAAGGGCGAAGCGTTTGATGTGCTGGCCAAAAAGTACTCGACCTGCCCGTCCGGCAAGCGCGGCGGTGACCTGGGTGAAGTGCGGCCGGGGCAGATGGTGGGGGCGATTGATGCGGTGATCTTCAAGAAGCCGGTGAAAGTGGTGCATGGGCCGATCAAGAGCAAGTTTGGGTACCACTTGGTGCAGGTGTTTTACCGCGACTGA
- a CDS encoding ABC transporter ATP-binding protein, translating into MNLIEIRDLSVAFSGQTVVSKLCLDLRPGECLALVGESGSGKSVTAHSILQLLPEAGTQTTGSVKYRGQELIGASAATLQKLRGNRIAMIFQEPMTSLNPLHSIEKQIGETLLLHKGLGGKAAQARILELLELVGIQKPLERLKAYPHQLSGGQRQRVMIAMALACEPELLIADEPTTALDVTVQRKILLLLKSLQQRLGMSLLLISHDLNLVRSIAQRVCVMRAGEIVEQADCQTLFNAPQHPYSRLLLDAEPAGDALCSDERETVLQVDDLTVQFPLSGGLFQRKTYLRAVDGISLSVQRGKTLGIVGESGSGKSTLGQAILRLLDSTGSIRFQGEALDPLNHKQMRPWRKQMQVVFQDPYGSLSPRMSVEQIISEGLEVHAPCSLAERDAQVMQVLKDVGLDPASRHRYPHEFSGGQRQRIAIARALVLKPALMLLDEPTSALDRTVQKQVVALLRELQEKYGLTYLFISHDLAVVRAMAHDMIVIKDGKVVERGASHEVFEAPQHAYTKELLAAAHIPL; encoded by the coding sequence ATGAACCTCATTGAAATCCGCGACCTGAGTGTCGCCTTCAGCGGCCAGACCGTGGTGAGCAAGCTGTGCCTGGACCTGCGCCCCGGCGAATGCCTGGCGCTGGTGGGCGAGTCAGGCTCGGGCAAGTCGGTGACGGCCCACTCGATCCTGCAACTGCTGCCCGAAGCCGGCACGCAGACCACGGGCTCGGTGAAATATCGCGGCCAGGAGTTGATCGGCGCCTCGGCGGCCACCCTGCAAAAGCTGCGTGGCAACCGCATTGCGATGATCTTCCAGGAGCCGATGACTTCGCTCAACCCGCTGCACAGCATCGAAAAGCAGATCGGCGAAACCCTGCTGCTGCACAAGGGCCTGGGCGGCAAGGCGGCGCAGGCGCGCATCCTTGAACTGCTCGAATTGGTGGGCATCCAGAAACCCCTGGAGCGCCTCAAAGCCTATCCGCATCAGCTGTCCGGCGGGCAGCGCCAGCGGGTGATGATTGCCATGGCCCTGGCCTGCGAGCCGGAACTGTTAATCGCCGACGAACCCACCACCGCACTCGACGTGACGGTGCAGCGCAAGATCCTGCTGCTGCTCAAGTCCTTGCAACAGCGCCTGGGCATGTCGCTGCTGCTGATCAGCCATGACCTCAACCTGGTGCGCAGCATCGCGCAGCGCGTGTGCGTGATGCGCGCCGGTGAAATCGTCGAGCAGGCCGACTGCCAGACGCTGTTCAACGCACCGCAACACCCTTACAGCCGCCTGTTGCTGGATGCGGAACCGGCCGGCGATGCACTGTGCAGCGATGAGCGCGAAACGGTGTTGCAGGTCGATGACCTGACGGTGCAATTCCCCCTCAGCGGCGGGCTGTTTCAGCGCAAGACCTACCTGCGCGCGGTGGACGGTATCAGCCTCAGCGTGCAGCGCGGCAAGACCTTGGGGATTGTCGGCGAGTCCGGCTCGGGTAAATCGACCCTGGGCCAGGCGATTCTGCGTTTGCTCGATTCCACCGGCAGTATCCGCTTCCAGGGCGAGGCCCTCGACCCGCTCAACCACAAGCAAATGCGCCCGTGGCGCAAGCAGATGCAGGTGGTGTTCCAGGACCCTTACGGCAGCCTCAGCCCGCGCATGTCGGTGGAGCAGATCATCAGCGAAGGCCTGGAAGTGCACGCACCGTGCAGCCTGGCCGAGCGCGATGCGCAAGTGATGCAGGTGCTCAAGGACGTGGGCCTCGACCCCGCCAGCCGGCACCGTTACCCACACGAATTTTCCGGTGGCCAGCGCCAACGCATCGCCATCGCCCGCGCCCTGGTGCTTAAACCGGCGCTGATGCTGCTGGACGAACCCACTTCAGCCCTGGACCGCACGGTGCAGAAGCAGGTCGTGGCGTTGTTGCGTGAACTGCAAGAGAAGTACGGCCTGACTTACCTGTTTATCAGCCATGACCTGGCCGTGGTACGCGCCATGGCTCACGACATGATTGTGATCAAGGATGGCAAGGTGGTGGAGCGTGGCGCGAGTCATGAGGTATTTGAAGCGCCCCAGCACGCGTACACCAAAGAACTGCTGGCGGCTGCGCATATCCCCTTGTGA